Proteins co-encoded in one Hemibagrus wyckioides isolate EC202008001 linkage group LG26, SWU_Hwy_1.0, whole genome shotgun sequence genomic window:
- the LOC131346765 gene encoding adrenodoxin-like, translating to MSFSTGARRLVGLSLSRSSWIPSRGANTSSKTLSSLSRLSTRQQDLIRKRDITSCSVVQPLRSENKVVVNFINRDGEKITVKASPGDTLLDVVVEQDLDFDGYGACEGTLACSTCHLIFEEETYKQLGPISDEEMDMLDLAYGLTDTSRLGCQICLTKDLDGMTVRVPESSADIRQSDGSA from the exons atgtcTTTTTCGACGGGAGCGAGGAGATTAGTCGGTTTGAGTCTTTCCCGGAGCTCTTGGATTCCTTcaaggggtgccaatacttcatCGAAAACTTTGTCATCTCTGAGCAGACTATCAACAAGACAGCAAGACCTCATTCGTAAAAGAGACATAACATCCTGCAGCGTCGTGCAGCCTCTCAG GTCGGAAAACAAGGTGGTTGTCAATTTCATCAATCGTGATGGAGAAAAGATTACAGTCAAAGCTTCCCCTGGTGACACGCTGCTAGATGTTGTTGTTGAACAAGACCTGGACTTCGATGGTTATG GAGCATGTGAGGGAACTCTAGCTTGCTCCACGTGTCATCTCATCTTTGAAGAGGAGACATATAAACAGCTTGGACCAATAAGTGATGAGGAAATGGATATGCTGGATCTTGCCTATGGTCTCACAGATAC GTCTCgtctgggttgccagatctgccTAACAAAAGATCTGGACGGCATGACTGTGCGTGTTCCGGAGAGCTCTGCGGACATCAGGCAGTCTGACGGCTctgcctaa